One window from the genome of Salvia miltiorrhiza cultivar Shanhuang (shh) chromosome 7, IMPLAD_Smil_shh, whole genome shotgun sequence encodes:
- the LOC130993584 gene encoding uncharacterized protein LOC130993584, with protein sequence MRDSLFGLYIHHGGRIVRLDGKEVYVGGECEVSLKHDPDMFGYFDVEEIVKNLGYSSWVKLCYEIPRSQSFCVLQDDKNCMEMLSCLTPYIRVLHCYVDGGVVSISKAGENVGGSSTVAKKIDGGSKSVAKKIDDGSSSKAGDGDEGQYDSGYESDNIYQWDWGGDGEDEPNAEGGGEVNEDVENQYSDDDESEDSTYIPLGGESSDDELDDDELVADDEEYEKSRKEVKARRSIFDLVEQEPDKGMGFNLVYDHEDAESDYVTSGNEDSNSTDEELEGKRNRKFRSSYDPRTKPKKLKLQLGMRFADGFECREALRDNAIAHGKHIRFGKVTKTTCRATCTPPCKWTVFASLVEAHDYFMIKTYFPTHTCGRKSNNKLVSSKWIATKYQNVFRVQPNLPIKLLADDLRTRYKTIVGRDRLYRARTTGQEMMRGSVEGHYALLRRYVAELMRVDPEGTYRLSLGEESVFKGLYIGHSALRHGFKKSCRPIIGLDGCFLKTYLGGILLAAVGKDGNNQMFPLAWAVVEVENESCWNWFLEILLQDLGITDGNGWSFISDQQKGLMNAVSKLAPLAEHRNCARHVYMNWKKQHKGTSLKNIFWGIVKSTYEQEYKLKLEELKAENVAAYEDFVARDVKRFCKAFISLSPCSDMVDNNIARHSMAT encoded by the exons ATGAGGGACAG TTTATTTGGACTTTACATTCATCATGGTGGGAGAATTGTGAGGTTGGATGGTAAAGAAGTGTACGTTGGAGGTGAATGTGAGGTGAGCTTGAAACATGATCCTGATATGTTTGGATATTTCGATGTAGAAGAAATAGTGAAAAATCTGGGATACTCAAGTTGGGTAAAATTGTGCTATGAAATTCCTAGAAGTCAGTCCTTTTGTGTCTTGCAAGATGATAAAAATTGCATGGAGATGCTTTCTTGTCTTACTCCATATATCAGGGTTTTGCATTGTTATGTTGATGGTGGGGTTGTTTCAATTAGTAAGGCAGGTGAGAATGTTGGTGGGAGTAGTACAGTTGCTAAGAAAATTGATGGTGGGAGTAAATCAGTTGCTAAGAAAATTGATGATGGGAGTAGTAGTAAGGCAGGAGATGGTGATGAGGGTCAGTATGATTCTGGGTATGAGAGTGACAATATTTATCAGTGGGACTGGGGTGGAGATGGTGAGGATGAACCTAATGCAGAGGGTGGTGGTGAAGTAAATGAAGATGTAGAGAATCAATATTCTGATGATGATGAATCTGAAGACTCAACATACATCCCTCTAGGTGGTGAGTCTTCTGATGATGAGTTGGATGATGATGAGCTAGTCGCAGATGATGAAGAGTATGAGAAATCTAGGAAAGAAGTTAAGGCTAGAAGGAGCATATTTGATTTAGTGGAGCAAGAGCCTGATAAAGGGATGGGTTTCAACCTTGTTTATGATCATGAAGATGCAGAATCTGACTATGTAACCTCTGGGAATGAAGATTCAAATTCTACAGATGAGGAGTTGGAGGGAAAGAGGAATAGGAAGTTCAGATCTAGCTATGACCCTAGAACAAAACCCAAAAAACTGAAATTGCAATTAGGTATGAGGTTTGCAGATGGCTTTGAGTGCAGAGAAGCCTTGAGGGATAATGCCATAGCACATGGGAAGCACATTAGGTTTGGTAAGGTTACAAAGACTACCTGCAGAGCAACTTGCACACCACCTTGCAAGTGGACAGTGTTTGCTTCTCTTGTCGAAGCACATGACTACTTCATGATCAAGACTTACTTCCCAACACACACTTGTGGCAGAAAGAGTAATAATAAGCTTGTTAGTTCGAAATGGATTGCAACCAAATATCAGAATGTTTTCAGAGTGCAGCCCAATTTGCCTATAAAACTTTTAGCTGATGACCTTAGGACTAGATATAAAACCATTGTGGGCAGAGATAGGTTATATAGGGCAAGGACTACTGGTCAAGAGATGATGAGAGGATCAGTAGAGGGTCATTATGCACTACTTAGGAGGTATGTTGCAGAACTTATGAGGGTGGATCCAGAGGGGACTTACAGGTTGTCATTGGGTGAGGAATCAGTATTTAAGGGCTTGTATATTGGCCACAGTGCACTAAGGCACGGTTTCAAGAAAAGTTGCAGGCCTATCATAGGGTTGGATGGCTGCTTCCTCAAGACTTATCTAGGGGGAATCCTGTTGGCAGCTGTTGGCAAG GATGGGAACAACCAAATGTTCCCACTTGCATGGGCAGTGGTTGAGGTTGAGAACGAGAGCTGTTGGAATTGGTTTTTGGAGATTCTGCTTCAAGATCTAGGAATAACAGATGGCAATGGATGGAGTTTTATATCCGACCAACAAAAG GGGTTGATGAATGCTGTCAGTAAGTTAGCACCACTGGCTGAACACAGGAACTGTGCACGACACGTGTACATGAATTGGAAAAAGCAACACAAAGGCACAAGTTTGAAGAACATATTCTGGGGGATTGTGAAGAGCACCTATGAGCAAGAGTACAAGCTGAAGCTTGAGGAGTTAAAGGCAGAGAATGTGGCTGCCTATGAGGACTTTGTGGCAAGAGATGTTAAACGTTTCTGTAAGGCATTCATTTCTTTATCTCCATGTAGTGATATGGTAGATAACAACATAGCTAGACATTCAATGGCTACATAA